In Nomascus leucogenys isolate Asia chromosome 3, Asia_NLE_v1, whole genome shotgun sequence, the genomic window TGTCTGGGTATTTGTTGTTTCATGGCATACAGTTACCAGAGTGAATGCCCATCTGGCTCTGTGGGGGAGGCTGAAGGAGTCATTGCAGTTGCTGTGGGGTTGAAGGGGCCCACCAGGGCCTCTGGGCTCTTCTTCTAGCAATGGACTCTGGGTCTGAGATGTGGCTCAGTTCTCAAAGCTGGGCAAAGGAGCTCAGTTATTTCCTAGGGTGACTCCTTTCAGTCTCCAGGTCATCCATCCTTGGATTTTGTCTTTGTTTGTTGTAATTATTTAAATCTAGCAGTATCCGGGttgagtttccatttcttttggatTCTTGACCCCTTTGTTCTATGAGCCATGGGCatacctttttatggctgaggTCCCCCACTGGCACTGTGACTTCTGTAATTATTTACATCATTGCACCCTCCTTCCTGCTGACAATTGACAGCCTCCAGTTGAGATCTCTTATTTCAGGATTTTCCATCCCCATTACTACTGGGAGCCCATTTCAGGAGCAGCATTTCCTACCCCCAACCCTGGCCTTCAGCAACAGGCATCCCTGGGCTTCTTGATAGACTGCTGCCTTCTCCCAGGGCCTTCTTTATATGCTGGGTATACAAGAGTCCTGCAGACATCCCATGAGCACAGAGGATGGACATTGTTTTGGATTTTCATACTGCAGCCACTCTGGCATGGgcccttctctgagccttttgATTCTTTCCCCTTCACCCTGATATAGAAGTTCTGGGCTTCCAACTTCTTTCCCTGTGAACCATCCCTTTCCAAGGTTCCAGGAATGCATGCTCATAGCAGATGGGCGTCTTCACCGGGGCTTTGCGAACATGTTAAATCATGTGACCCATAACAATAATCACTTGCTTATCTAAACTGAATTCTGCCCTCACCCCACCCACTGTGCTGGAGCATCCCAGGGCAGCTCCCAcaccctctcccacctcctgcAGTCCACATGGGCTGCTGCTGAGGGCCCTCCTCATCCAGGCCTTTTCCTGCCACAACAGGCCTGGCACCTCCATGACAAGGTCATATGCTGACCGATGTGGGCACAGGGCAGGTGGGACATGTCTGGAGGGGACATGTGGTTTCATGGCTGCAGGAACCTTCCCCTCCATGTACTCAAGCAAGGGAGACGCTCTAGTCATTAACTAGTTTTCATGACAGTCGTGGCTGGGGCACATCTTGCTCTGCCAGCCGAGCCCCTCAGAGGCCTTCACTTGCAGTCACCATAAGGGGGAGGAGGGGATTCAGGTTCCACTTCCCCTCACACCAACCCCCTCCTGTGGTTTTCTTCCACAGACACACACTGTCTTTGCTATGACTTCATCATCACTCCTAAGTTCAGACCTGAACCACAATGGTGTGAAGTTCAAGGCCTGGTGGATGAAAGGCCTTTTCTTCACTATGACTGTGTTAACCACAAGGCCAAAGCCTTTGCTTCTCTGGGGAAGAAAGTCAATGTCACAAAAACCTGGGAAGAACAGACTGAAACCTTAAGAGATGTGGTGGATTTCCTTAAAGGGCAACTGCTTGACATTCAAGTGGAGAATTTAATACCCATTGGTAAGTTTAAAATGGCCCAGGGAGCAGAAAGTCATAACTTAGAGTCATTTATtgatttcatataaaaaataaatcagaagttTATGTCACCCAAGAGGTTGAGGAGCATGGGCAGGATGCAGCAGAGACAGCAAGTCCAGGAGCCAGGAAAGGAAGCAGGGTGGGGCTCAGGATTTGTCAAGATCAGAGCTGATCTCTTTCCAATGGGGCAGAGCCCCTCACCCTGCAGGCCAGGATGTCTTGTGAGCATGAAGCCCATGGACACGGCAGAGGATCTTGGCAGTTCCTCTCCAATGGACACAAGTTCCTCCTCTTTGACTCAAACAACAGAAAGTGGACAGTGCTTCATCCTGGAGCcaagaagatgaaagagaagTGGGAGAAGAACAGGGAGGTGATTGTGTTCTTCCAGAAGGTTTCAATGGGGGATTGTAAGATGTGGCTTGAAGAATTTTTGACGTACTGGGAACAAATGCTGGATCCAACAAGTAAgtgagagggggaaaaaaggaagctGTCTTGAGTTCAGATCTTATCAGCCtgttg contains:
- the ULBP1 gene encoding UL16-binding protein 1 isoform X1; the encoded protein is MAAAASPAFLLCLPLLHLLSGWSRAGRADTHCLCYDFIITPKFRPEPQWCEVQGLVDERPFLHYDCVNHKAKAFASLGKKVNVTKTWEEQTETLRDVVDFLKGQLLDIQVENLIPIEPLTLQARMSCEHEAHGHGRGSWQFLSNGHKFLLFDSNNRKWTVLHPGAKKMKEKWEKNREVIVFFQKVSMGDCKMWLEEFLTYWEQMLDPTKPPSLTPGTTEPKAMATTLSPWGLLIIFLCFILAGR